The genomic region GAACAGGGCTATGCGTGTGAAGAACAGGGTGTTGTAACCTCGACTCAATGCGTTATCATGAGGGACCCTGATATGGTTCTGGGTTTGTGTTTGTATATAGCATAGGTTTTGGCCTAGTTAGAGTTTTGTCTACTAACAAAAGGAAAAAGAGAAACGTTCATTTTTGAGCATAGTGGAAAGGGGTGGCTCGTATCGAAAAACCTGGCGATTTCGTGTAGGAATTTATTTGGCTTCTTGACTTTCAGAGGAAATAGTTACTATCATCTCCAGCATTTCTGCATCTGGTTCATCAGGCAATGGGGGCTAGATGGAACCCTTTGGGGTTCCGCTTGCTCTCTCTCTTTGCTATGATATTTGCTTCTGCTGGGATTCCGGGTTCTTGGTCTGCTAATGATGAAGGTAGTACCTTTTATTCTGTTCATTTTGGCTTTTTGATTGAACAATTTCATTGTCTGTTATTGTGTTTAACGTGTTGTTTTCAATTGGGGTGGACATGCAGGTGTGGCTTTGTTGGCATTCAGGGAGAACATAAAGTTTGATCCTTTTGGTGCTTTGGAGAATTGGAGTTCTAAGGATGGTGACCCTTGCCTATGGACCGGTGTTCATTGTGTGGACAATAAAGTGCAATTGTTGTAAGTCTCTCCTGCGTTTTGTTCATGTTTTTCTTAGTTGGATAGTTTCAAGAGATCTCTTTTGTTTTTGATGATGAGTCTTAGTTTAGGCATTTTCAAGAGATGCTCCTTTGTTTTTGGTCTGATTTTTGATGGTCTTTTAATTGACTTATTGTAGGAATCTGACAGATCTTTCTTTGGAAGGAACGTTGGCACCTGCCCTTGGGAAACTTAGTCACTTAAAATCTCTGTAAGGACTCTCATCATCACTGAATCTATGGATTTTGATGAATTACAGGTTTTGGTATTTGGTAAATGGTTTTTTGCACCCAGATGTCTCTCCTTAAACATATATGGCTTGGTCATGGAGACTGGAGAGTATGAACAATGCATAGACCAAAAGTTGCAACCTTGTTTTTAAAGATACATACTTTAAATGATAATGATGGAGAAAGCAGTCAAACTGTTACTAACAATGATCTAGAAAGCAAAGGAATGTTTCTTTTTGGCTGAAAATAATAAGGTAGCAATAGAAAGCAATGAAGCTAGCTGATACTTACATTATGTGGTAAAACATATAGAAAGACTGATATATATTCTTTGTTTCTTGGGTTTGATTTCATTGTTATTGTGATATTAAAGCTTTTCGTGGATTTCATTGGCCTCAAGTGAATCTCTCAGTTTATGATAGTCTAATTTATGGGTAATTCTGATTTGAAAGATTGATAGTTCATGAATCTAGGGTGGTCTAATGTTGTCTTACTCTGTAAACATATGGAGTTTTCTTATTATTGTTTCCTCTAATTAACAGTGTGCTCTACAAGAACCGTTTAACTGGTGAAATTCCCAAAGAGATTGGGGACCTTGCAAGGCTAGAGCTTCTAGATTTGAGGGATAATGATCTGAGTGGAACAATTCCAGTTGAGATAGGCAGGATGTGTTCACTAAAACGATTGTAAGTTAGCTATTGCATCAATCCTACTTTAATTGATTCTCTAGCTTTCAGGTACCTGTGCTAAACTCATGTGCACAACAGGTTGCTTGGTGACAATAGATTTGAAGGTGGCATTCCCCTGCCCCTAAAGAGTGTCAACTTGCTCTCTGACTTGGTAATTGTTAGTGATCATGATACATCTACTGGAGTCAGTGGATTTGGCTCTGTAAACAGAAAATTTGGACACTGGTAAGTATTGTTATTGCTTGATTTTGAATTGGATAGATCGCTTTCCCTTCTAGTGTCTAATTTTTCATGCATTTGTTGGCAGCATTTGGCAGAGCAATTTAAAACATTGGAGTAATGTGAATTCCTTAACATTAATGGTTAAAGGAACTCTTATGCATTATCTCAACTACTTGCGAATGCCAAGGTAAGAAGCCAACTTTATCCTTACCATGACATCCCAGTTATGTTGGTTTGTTTGAATCACTTCTTTGAAACTGTTTGCTTTTGCAAGGCTCAGTAGTAGCATACAGGACTCTCTGCATGTCCATGGAGACACTTGCTGTGAAAATTTATCTAGTAAGTGAGAATGCCTTACAAATGCAGTAATGAAATTTTATACTTCCGAGAAGGTTCATTGACATTGTATCTTTCATTGAGCAGATTCATTCGAGTCACACATGATCTTTGCACGCCGTAGGCTGCATGAACAAACCTCCCTAAACCTCCCAGCTATACCCTTTGTTGGTCCGGAACCATCTATACAGATCATTTCTCTTCCAACCAGCCGAAGTAGTGGCTCGTTTCCAGCTGTACCTGATGCAAAAAAGAAGCTTTCTCCTCCACCTGCACCTGCACTGCTGGCTTCACCTCCTAATCTTTCATCACAGAATAATCAACAACAGGATTCCCCAAAATCAAGTAGCAATATGTGGAAGTATATTGTTACTGGTATCAGTGTGGCTGTGTTGCTCATTGTTCTTGTGATGATGTTCTTCATGTGTCGAAGCCAAGCTGTTAAAACCATAAAACCTTGGAAGACAGGAATAAGTGGCCAGTTGCAGAAAGCATTTATCACAGGTAATATGTTGATCGTAGTGTGATAGTAACAACTGTAATATTATTTTGTCCACTGAAAAGCCCAACAAAGAAAATCAAGGGATATAAGCACATGAAAAATGGAGGAAACAGTCATATTAGAGAAAATAACAATGTGAGAGAAGTAAATCAGATCCTCTTAGATTGGTGGGTTAATGCATCCATCATTAGAATTTGTTTTTAACTCTGCCTTGATTTAACTTAACGAGTTAGGACATTTTAAATATTATCATCTAGAGATGTTTGTATCTTCTGGTTTATTTTGTTATGGAGCGTTTATTAAGTAAAATCATGTGCCTCTTATAGCTGGTGATTTCACTATCACCAATGTATGTTGGCATGCCTCATTGCTACTAAACTAGTCCTGTATGAAGATCTCTGACATGTAACATAAAAACTAAATTATGTCATTACATGGTTCCAGGAGTTCCCAAGTTGAACAGATCAGAACTAGAAACCGCCTGTGAAGATTTCAGCAATATTATTAGCACAATTGATGGTTGTATTGTGTATAAGGGAACACTCTCTAGTGGAGTTGAGATCGCTGTTGCATCTACAACACTGACTTCTTTGAAAGACTGGTCCAAGAATGCAGAGAAGGCTTACCGGAAAAAGGTAAGCGATCTCTGTAACTAAATACACCATCCAACATATTTGCTCCTTTCTCTTTCCTTCTCAAGTCTAATCATAAGCTCTCTTGCCTCTTCTGTAGATTGATGTACTGTCACGAGTCAATCACAAGAACTTTGTCAATCTCATTGGCTACTGTGAGGAGGATGAACCTTTTACTAGGATGATGGTGTTCGAGTATGCTCCAAATGGAAACCTCTATGAACATCTCCATGGTAATGCTCCTACT from Fragaria vesca subsp. vesca linkage group LG3, FraVesHawaii_1.0, whole genome shotgun sequence harbors:
- the LOC101298686 gene encoding probable LRR receptor-like serine/threonine-protein kinase At5g45840-like, which gives rise to MGARWNPLGFRLLSLFAMIFASAGIPGSWSANDEGVALLAFRENIKFDPFGALENWSSKDGDPCLWTGVHCVDNKVQLLNLTDLSLEGTLAPALGKLSHLKSLVLYKNRLTGEIPKEIGDLARLELLDLRDNDLSGTIPVEIGRMCSLKRLLLGDNRFEGGIPLPLKSVNLLSDLVIVSDHDTSTGVSGFGSVNRKFGHCIWQSNLKHWSNVNSLTLMVKGTLMHYLNYLRMPRLSSSIQDSLHVHGDTCCENLSNSFESHMIFARRRLHEQTSLNLPAIPFVGPEPSIQIISLPTSRSSGSFPAVPDAKKKLSPPPAPALLASPPNLSSQNNQQQDSPKSSSNMWKYIVTGISVAVLLIVLVMMFFMCRSQAVKTIKPWKTGISGQLQKAFITGVPKLNRSELETACEDFSNIISTIDGCIVYKGTLSSGVEIAVASTTLTSLKDWSKNAEKAYRKKIDVLSRVNHKNFVNLIGYCEEDEPFTRMMVFEYAPNGNLYEHLHVEEMEHLDWTARVRIIMGTAYCLQYMHHDLNPPVSHPNLVSSSIFLTDDYAAKIAELCFWATLPKSKKDSDEDDKEYSELPPLADPETNVYSFGLLLIETISGKRHNSEVGCLVDWAYAYLNEQRSSLVDPTLKSFKNDELDVICEVIKECTQKDSRKRPTMNDVTEKLRQVIPITPNQAVPRLSPLWWAELEILSVEAT